From Thamnophis elegans isolate rThaEle1 chromosome 12, rThaEle1.pri, whole genome shotgun sequence, one genomic window encodes:
- the LOC116515528 gene encoding F-box only protein 27-like, whose protein sequence is MSAATAKAGKAGEEASGAGGSLSGAPPPDWPRLPNEVLALILSWLPPETLATRCRLVCRRWRDLLDGPAVWKLQWRREPAMRAVLQAASRCPRLQWSRLAVLRPLGRNLVRNPCGRVRHWSVQCEFPGWNDGWNLEENRAPLEGAEDQTCFASSFEWCQKEQVIDLLKEGFWQDLLDTYQPDIVVSDWWGGCQDCGNEYELYVALLAANKKRKIGVFEAKPNPRPLSMDPSYQKVTHTFRQYGPGVRYILFRHRGKHTEFWKGHDGARMTNSSVVIQFSSESAESLEPGLSSAPTSQLSSPVLPPKSYF, encoded by the exons ATGAGCGCCGCGACTGCCAAGGCCGGGAAGGCGGGCGAGGAGGCGTCCGGGGCCGGTGGGAGCCTCTCCGGGGCGCCCCCGCCGGACTGGCCGCGGCTGCCCAACGAAGTGCTGGCGCTGATCCTGAGCTGGCTGCCGCCCGAGACGCTGGCCACGCGCTGCCGGCTGGTCTGCCGGCGCTGGAGGGACCTGCTGGACGGCCCCGCCGTCTGGAAGCTCCAGTGGCGCAGGGAGCCCGCCATGCGCGCCGTCCTCCAGGCCGCCTCCCGCTGCCCCCGCCTGCAGTGGAGCCGCCTGGCCGTCCTGCGGCCGCTGGGCAGGAACCTCGTGCGAAACCCCTGCGGGAGAG TTCGACACTGGAGCGTCCAATGCGAGTTTCCTGGTTGGAATGACGGCTGGAACTTGGAAGAGAACCGGGCCCCGTTGGAAGGCGCTGAGGACCAGACCTGCTTTGCCTCCTCCTTCGA GTGGTGTCAGAAGGAGCAGGTCATCGATTTGCTGAAGGAGGGCTTCTGGCAGGATCTGCTGGACACTTACCAGCCTGACATTGTGGTCTCGGACTG GTGGGGTGGCTGCCAGGACTGTGGCAATGAATATGAGCTCTATGTTGCCCTCTTGGCAGctaataaaaaaaggaagattggTGTTTTTGAAGCCAAACCAAATCCCAGACCTCTAAGCATGGACCCCTCATACCAAAAG GTAACCCACACATTCAGACAATATGGCCCTGGAGTCCGCTACATCCTCTTTCGGCACAGAGGGAAGCACACGGAGTTCTGGAAAGGACATGACGGTGCCCGGATGACAAACTCTTCCGTGGTAATCCAGTTTTCCTCGGAGTCTGCAGAATCCCTGGAGCCTGGACTCTCTTCCGCCCCAACTTCCCAGCTCTCCAGCCCCGTTTTGCCTCCGAAATCGTATTTCTGA